CCCCGTGGTCCCAGAGGTGTATAGCAGCAAGGCCACCTCGTCCCAGTCCACTCTAACAGGCTCAAGCTCCTTGTCGTCCTTGAATCTATCCATTAGCTCGCTGAAGGCTACGCATGGCTCCTCTACTTCGCTTGGCTTAGCGCCAGCCAGTATGACGTGCCTAACTGTCCTTAGCTCGCTCTTAGCCTTCTCAACTTCTCCCAGTAGCTCAGGAGTAGTTATTATCGCCTTGGACTCGCTGTCATTAGCTATGCTAGCGACCTCCCTTGCTCTCAGCAGCGTAAAGGTACATACGCTAACAGCTCCTATCTTTTGAGTAGCGAGGTGCGCAATGGGGAACTCTGGGATGTTAGGGAGCCTCAACATCACCCTGTCGCCGACCCCGATGCCTAAGCTCCTTAGGGCGTTGCCAAAGACGTTGACCATGTCCTGAAGCTCACGGTACGTAATCACCCTGTCCTCGTATAGGTAGGCTGGCTTACCGCCCCTCCCAGCCTTAACATTCCCGTCTATGAGGATCTCGGCTATGTTCATTACCCTGGGCCATGACTGAGCCTCAGGGAAGTCAAGCTTAAACTCAGGCCAGAGCTCTTTCGGTGGCCCGTACTTCTCAATTATCAAGCCTCCACCCTCTCTAAGAAGGCGTTATCGGTCAAGGCGGCAACAGCCTCACCCATTACTTTGCAGCCTAGCTCCTCTGTGTGAGCATAGCCTAGACCATGTCTCCAGTAAGTTAGTACGCAGATGTATACTGACATAGGCGTAATTATGCTAAGGACCGTGTAGAGATTTAGGCTTTACTCTTCCCCTAAAAAGTGCTAGCAAATCTTATTGAGTTGAAGTTGGTAGATGGCGAAGGAAAGTTCACCTCAGCTTGACGCAATAAAAAGAAGCGTGGTCTCAATGTTAATAGCGAATAAAGCTAGGCAGGAGGGTGGCAATGGGGGGAAAGAACATCACTATGATCGTGCAGGCGATGATAGGGGTGAGAAATTTCAGAGCGCCTTTAAAGATCGTCTCAATGGGCACGTCGGGGGCTATCGCCTTAACGACGTACGCGTTTACTGCCACCGGGGGCGTGAGGACGCCCATCTGAGCCGTTAGGACGACTATGACGCCGAACCATATTAGGTCGATGTTGAGTTTGACCAGCACCGGGTGGATCATGGGGACGAGTAGCATCACTAAGGCCATGGCGTCTATGAAGAAGCCGCCTATGAAGAAGAGCAGGACGAAGAGGCCGACTATCGCTATGCTGGGAAGGGGGAGGGCGCCTATGTGGCTAACCAACAGGTCTGACAGCCTAGAGACCGCCAGAAAGCGGCTGAAAACCACAGCTCCGGCGATCACCAGGAGGACCATGCACGCTGTCTGCAGCGCATCCCTGCATGCTTCGAGGAAGCCCCGCCAGGTTGTACTCCGCCTAGCTAGGCCGATCGCCAAGGCCCCCAGCGCTCCTATTGCTCCTGCCTGCGTAGGGCTGAACCAGCCGAGAAATAAGCCTCCAATAACTAAGAAGAATAAGACGAGGGCTTCGAGCCCTTTCGGGAGAGATCTTAACCTCTCCCCCCAGCTGCATCGGCTTCCAGGAGGAGCCATGCTGGGATCGCGCCGACAGATCAACGCTATGGTCAAAACGAAGAGCGCGGCGAGTAGCAGCCCCGGTAGGATCCCAGCGGCAAACAGCCTGCCTATGGATTCTTCGACCAAGTAGCCGTAGACTATGAAGACCGTGCTCGGCGGAATTAAGATGCCGAGCGTACCTCCAGCAGCGACGGTTCCCGTAGACAGCTCATCGGAATAGTTGTACCTCTTCATAGCTGGGAGGGCCACCCTGCCCATGGCCGCCGCGGTGGCGGCTGTCGAGCCGCAGACAGCGGCGAAACCAGCGCAGGCAAGTATCGTGGCCATGGCCAGCCCGCCGCGCCTATACCCAATCCACGCGTACGCTGCTTCATAGAGCCTCTCCCCTATCCCTGCAGCGTAAGCGAAGCAGCCCATGAGAATGAACATCGGGATCGCCGATAGGGAGTACGAGGATAGCTGGGTGAAAATGTCCTTGACGAGCACGTAGAAGGCTGGGCCGGGCGCTGTGAGGCACATGAAGCCTACGAAGCCCACTAAGGCCATTGCGAAGGCAACCGGCATCCCAAGGAAGATTAGGAGGAGGAGCGTGATGATGCCGATGATGCCCACGAGCTCTGGGCTCACTTCTCCCCGCCCCTCACGAGCTCGACCAGCGACCCGTGGAGCTCGAGCAGCAGTATCAAGCAGAGCGGGACACAGGTAAGGGCGACTATATAGGCGAAGACAAAAATCGGTAAGCGGATGACCGGTGAGTACTCTCCCGCGATTCTAAGGCGGTTCCCATAGTCGCAGAATTGCCATACAAGAATGCTAAATAGTAGAAGCCCGAGGAGGGCGATGGCGCTCTTAACAAAGGCTTGAATGCGCCTTGGGAGGTGGAGGATCAAGAACGGCACCCTAATGTGCCGGCCGGCAATATAGGTTGAGGTAATAGCGAGGCTTATTGCCATCAGCTGAAAGTACATTACCAGGTCGATAGAGCCTGGGAGCGGTGACAAGAACAGCTTTATGCCAGCCACGTCGATGCCGGTAATAACCATCATCAGCACTAGCGCTACGCCGCCTACAACCTCGAGCCACTTAATTAGCTTACGGCTGTACTCCCTGAGCCTGAAGGACATGGCGGCTGCGACGAGAGTAGTCGATTAAATGAGGAGCCTCATCTCAGGAGGACCCGTTGGCGATGGAATTCGGAGCCGTATCTGCTCCTTAGTCCAGTACTCGATTCGCTCCTTGATGAAGTCAATCCACCCTCTGATTTCTTTCTCTGAGTATCCCTTAGCGACCATTTCGCCCACGTACTTTTCAAACACTGGCTTAGCTGCTTCCCTCCACTTAGCTATCTCCGCCTCAGGCAGGTCTATGATCTCCACGCCCTGCGCCTTAGCAAACTCATAGCCCTCCCAGTCTATCATGTTCCAGTACAGTGCGTACTTCTCCTTGTACTCTCCACAGAGCTCGTCGAAGATGTCCGCCACCCCCATTAACTTGAGCTTCTCATAGGTCTCCTTGTTCATAGCCACGTAGAAGGTGTAGAGGTTGCCCACAGGCCAGCTCGCAGTGACATACTTTGCGACTTCAGCAAACCTGAAGGTCTTCAACGTCTCGAAGGGCGAGTTAACTCCATCGAGAACGCCCTTAGCTATGGCGTCGTAGACCTCGATCATTGGTATTGGAGCCGGAGTCCCCCCCAATGCGCTGACAGTATCGCCTATCCGGCCGGGGGCCCTTATCACCAGCCCCCTTAGGTCCTCCAGCTTGCGCACTGGCCTTTTAGTGATCATTACGTTGGGGTTCGAGGTATTGAACCAAAGCACTCTCACAGGCTCCCATTCCTTCGGCTTAAACTTGTTGAAGAAGTCGGTGGCCACCTGTGCGCCGACCCAAGCACTAGGATAGCCGTGGGGGAGGTCTAAGCACTCAGTCACCGGCATGCGGCCGGGGGTGTACTCGATGTGAGAGTACACAATGTCGGCAGTGCCGGCGATCACTCCATCGAACATCTCTGTAGCCTTGAGCAGCGTGCCAGCAGGGTAGTACGTATAGTCAACCTTGCCGCCAGTCCTCTCCTTTAGCTCACGGCAGAACTGTTCAAGAATCCAAGTCTGCACAGCTGGGGCTGGAAAGTAGTTGGCCACCTTGAGCGTTATCTTTTCCGGAGGCTTTACCTCTGGAGGACGACCAGCAGCAAACCCAGCAGAGTAGCCGGATTGGTAGCCTCCATAGTAGCCTCCGAGGCCTGCAACTGCGGCGCAGACCGCGCCCACGGCGGCGTACTTTAAGAATACACGACGCTCCACACCCTTCTTAGCCTCAGACACTAAAACCGCCAGAGATAATTTTTGCTAATTATTTTAAAAAGCTTTCCCCTACTGCTTACTTCCTACTTCCACAAGCGTATGTCTATTCCTGCGTCTTATGTAGACATAACGAAATAAGGTGGACTTAGAGGCTTAAGTCAGAAGGGTTAAGCTTAAGCTCTTAAGGAAGGCGCTAGAAGGTGGCTGAGTTGAAAATAGGTGTCTCCTCGCTATTCGCTATAAGTAGGGGGTTTAGCTTCCTACTAAGGCGCCTA
Above is a genomic segment from Candidatus Nezhaarchaeota archaeon containing:
- a CDS encoding TRAP transporter large permease subunit, translating into MSPELVGIIGIITLLLLIFLGMPVAFAMALVGFVGFMCLTAPGPAFYVLVKDIFTQLSSYSLSAIPMFILMGCFAYAAGIGERLYEAAYAWIGYRRGGLAMATILACAGFAAVCGSTAATAAAMGRVALPAMKRYNYSDELSTGTVAAGGTLGILIPPSTVFIVYGYLVEESIGRLFAAGILPGLLLAALFVLTIALICRRDPSMAPPGSRCSWGERLRSLPKGLEALVLFFLVIGGLFLGWFSPTQAGAIGALGALAIGLARRSTTWRGFLEACRDALQTACMVLLVIAGAVVFSRFLAVSRLSDLLVSHIGALPLPSIAIVGLFVLLFFIGGFFIDAMALVMLLVPMIHPVLVKLNIDLIWFGVIVVLTAQMGVLTPPVAVNAYVVKAIAPDVPIETIFKGALKFLTPIIACTIIVMFFPPIATLLPSFIRY
- a CDS encoding TRAP transporter small permease, with the protein product MSFRLREYSRKLIKWLEVVGGVALVLMMVITGIDVAGIKLFLSPLPGSIDLVMYFQLMAISLAITSTYIAGRHIRVPFLILHLPRRIQAFVKSAIALLGLLLFSILVWQFCDYGNRLRIAGEYSPVIRLPIFVFAYIVALTCVPLCLILLLELHGSLVELVRGGEK
- a CDS encoding TRAP transporter substrate-binding protein produces the protein MSEAKKGVERRVFLKYAAVGAVCAAVAGLGGYYGGYQSGYSAGFAAGRPPEVKPPEKITLKVANYFPAPAVQTWILEQFCRELKERTGGKVDYTYYPAGTLLKATEMFDGVIAGTADIVYSHIEYTPGRMPVTECLDLPHGYPSAWVGAQVATDFFNKFKPKEWEPVRVLWFNTSNPNVMITKRPVRKLEDLRGLVIRAPGRIGDTVSALGGTPAPIPMIEVYDAIAKGVLDGVNSPFETLKTFRFAEVAKYVTASWPVGNLYTFYVAMNKETYEKLKLMGVADIFDELCGEYKEKYALYWNMIDWEGYEFAKAQGVEIIDLPEAEIAKWREAAKPVFEKYVGEMVAKGYSEKEIRGWIDFIKERIEYWTKEQIRLRIPSPTGPPEMRLLI